Within the Salvia hispanica cultivar TCC Black 2014 chromosome 4, UniMelb_Shisp_WGS_1.0, whole genome shotgun sequence genome, the region gtcccaatttaagagtcacttttagaattttccatatttggtcatacaattttacctcatttcttcatcaaaattacataaaaatgtcattatctatattaaaataaaatcaaaacaaaaatcaaaagtgaaaAGAGACCCACCTCCATCCAACttcaccatctcacttcatttattacacactccactatctcacttcatttattatacaGTTCAGctctttattaaaattcgAATCATAACAATAAatgactccaaatgtgggacggagggagtaataataatacacATCCAAATCTTCAAGAACTCATTAATCTTGAAATTTCTCCACTCTCTCCCTAGTCCCTCCCCTTCCATCTCTTTCCCCACTCTATGTTAATAATGCAGTTGTAATCCATTTTCCAATTTGAATCTCTCTCTTGGTTAAATCTAGCAATCTAGAGCCCCCAAACAAGGCCCAATAGAGTGGCGCTAAGAACAATTAGGGTTTCGGTTGTCTTGTTCGGTTGTCAGAGTTAATTGCATAAACAAGTCTGATTTCCACGTGCTTCTGGGGACTCTCCCCTTCACTCTCCATCCCCCACTTACTTCAatgccactctctctctctctctctctgcacCTCACCTCTTTTGATCCCTCTCTCTCCATCCTAATATTCCAGAGCTCAGTGTAACGTCCATGGCCGAAACTCATCATCCCAGATaaaaaagatttgatttttcttctcttgttTGCGTAGTTTCAAGAATCCAACACAATTTCCGGTGGTAAAACCAAACCCCACATTGCAAGATTGGATTTTTCCCATCTGGGCCATCGAGAAAGCTTCAAAAAACAGTGCTTTTTCAAGAAATCGATCATCGAGGTTTGGCAATGGTGATGGAGGTGGTGCATGAGGATATGGGGGAAGGCAGCATGCAATGCACGAACCATCCGTACAAAAGCAGCACCTCCGGCGGGATCTGCGCCGCCTGCCTTCAAGAGAAGCTCGGGAAGCTCGTCTCCTCTTCATTCCCTGTCGCCATTTTCCcttcctcctcgtcctcgtcctccTCTAGATCTGATTTCGCCGCCGGCGACCAGCCCCGCCAGCTCGCCCCCTCCTCCGCCAAAGCTTCCGAGGATGGGAGCAGCGGCGAGTGCACCTATTACTCGAGGAGGTCAACAAGATTGCCCTTTGTTTTGacgcagaagaagaagagcaagAAAGATGGAGGAGTGGCGGTGGGGGGATCGGATTCCGGCAGCATTGTTTTCAAGAGGTGCAAATCCACCGCAACTCCCAGAAGAGGTATGCATTTCTTGGATGAAAATTTCTCTGACGATTATAGCCCTCATAGGAGGGGTTTCTGGTCATTTCTTTACATGTCAAAGCATTCTAGTGTTAAAAAGAGTGAGAAAGATTCAAACTTTAGCACTGTTGGATCATCTTCTGTcaatggtggtggtggtgttgGAAGTAatagtggtggtggtggtgggatTAGGCCTAGGGAGAGGAAAGGGGAGGATTTTGTGGTGGTGGATGAGAATGGGACCCCTGATCAATCTGCATATGATGGGAAAGTGTCAAGATCCAGATCTGTTGGCTGTGGGAGTAGGAGTTTTTCTGGTGATTTCTTTGAGAGGATTTCGACCGGGTTTGGCGATTGTACCCTCCGCCGTGTTGAGTCACAGAGGGAAGGGAAGCCCAAGGTTCAATCTGTGGATAGGATGAATGGCCAAGATTGCATCAAGGAGAGGGTCAGGTGTGGAGGGATCTTTGGTGGATTCATGATCACCTCGTCCTCCTCTTCGTCCTCGTCTTCCTCGTATTGGATTTCATCCTCTGTGGAGGAGAATTCGAAGGCGATTAGGCATCTCTCGCATGGGAGGAGCA harbors:
- the LOC125219165 gene encoding uncharacterized protein LOC125219165 — protein: MVMEVVHEDMGEGSMQCTNHPYKSSTSGGICAACLQEKLGKLVSSSFPVAIFPSSSSSSSSRSDFAAGDQPRQLAPSSAKASEDGSSGECTYYSRRSTRLPFVLTQKKKSKKDGGVAVGGSDSGSIVFKRCKSTATPRRGMHFLDENFSDDYSPHRRGFWSFLYMSKHSSVKKSEKDSNFSTVGSSSVNGGGGVGSNSGGGGGIRPRERKGEDFVVVDENGTPDQSAYDGKVSRSRSVGCGSRSFSGDFFERISTGFGDCTLRRVESQREGKPKVQSVDRMNGQDCIKERVRCGGIFGGFMITSSSSSSSSSSYWISSSVEENSKAIRHLSHGRSKSWGWSLASPMRAFGSKPSSSSVKRDNSSNKNVTPNLAAIPSLLAVSG